One region of Gimesia sp. genomic DNA includes:
- a CDS encoding alpha/beta hydrolase codes for MKTPLLRSGACFCLCACLCLSCATMKSKMDLVYTGKVTGALSQQLVDSYSESLKDPVAARQTDEYTNWKVLYATNRSQERNPEGKIGYANEFDRSLQYGSSEVQISRKNHSDLKSKVIQTIWQGSPAPDGQVEINSLSAVPEVNFFEELNTLIAESPQKDVLLFVHGFNVNFPSAVQRAAQIANELPFNGAVVCYSWPSQGGVEKYLLDGQVAQASVDPMAQFLETMVKSVPQGTKINIVVHSMGNRVVMRAMNRLPDNFAETKPFQNVVLAAPDVGVSEFRKLAPAIIEQSGRVTLYSGSGDVALVASEAVNQERRAGDSREPLIMEGVETIDVSAVDTSFMSHSYYGSNRAVLSDLFAVLKQNSSATQRKWLVSREFQGHQYWAFDKEPPEIKKVRAASL; via the coding sequence ATGAAAACCCCACTACTCCGTTCCGGAGCCTGTTTCTGTCTGTGCGCGTGTCTTTGTCTCTCCTGTGCGACCATGAAATCCAAAATGGATCTGGTTTACACAGGCAAAGTGACCGGTGCGCTCTCGCAACAGCTGGTTGACTCGTATTCAGAGTCGCTCAAAGATCCGGTCGCAGCCCGGCAGACCGATGAATATACAAACTGGAAAGTTCTGTATGCGACGAACCGGTCCCAGGAACGGAATCCAGAGGGAAAGATCGGCTACGCCAATGAATTTGACCGGAGTCTGCAGTATGGATCCAGTGAGGTGCAGATCTCACGTAAGAATCACAGCGATCTGAAATCGAAAGTGATCCAGACCATCTGGCAGGGATCGCCGGCACCGGATGGACAGGTTGAGATCAACAGTCTCTCCGCGGTCCCCGAGGTGAACTTCTTTGAGGAGTTGAACACACTGATTGCTGAGTCTCCTCAGAAAGATGTGCTGCTGTTCGTACATGGGTTCAATGTCAATTTCCCCAGCGCGGTGCAGCGGGCGGCTCAAATTGCGAATGAACTGCCCTTTAATGGAGCAGTGGTCTGTTACAGCTGGCCTTCGCAGGGAGGAGTTGAGAAGTATCTACTCGATGGTCAGGTTGCCCAGGCCAGTGTGGATCCGATGGCACAGTTTCTGGAAACAATGGTGAAATCAGTACCACAAGGCACGAAAATCAACATTGTGGTCCACAGCATGGGGAACCGTGTTGTGATGCGGGCCATGAATCGCCTGCCTGATAATTTTGCGGAAACAAAGCCCTTTCAGAATGTGGTGCTGGCAGCACCTGATGTGGGTGTAAGCGAATTCCGGAAGCTGGCACCCGCGATTATTGAACAGTCTGGGCGTGTCACCCTCTATTCCGGGTCGGGGGATGTGGCGCTGGTGGCTTCCGAAGCAGTCAACCAGGAACGCCGGGCAGGAGACTCCCGTGAGCCCTTAATTATGGAAGGTGTCGAAACTATTGATGTGTCCGCGGTCGACACCAGTTTCATGAGTCATTCCTATTATGGCAGTAATCGGGCCGTCTTGAGCGATCTGTTTGCGGTGTTGAAGCAGAACAGTTCCGCAACCCAGCGCAAATGGCTGGTCTCCCGGGAATTTCAGGGGCACCAGTACTGGGCATTTGATAAAGAGCCACCGGAAATCAAAAAAGTCAGAGCCGCCAGTCTGTGA
- a CDS encoding phosphoesterase, which produces MSDTEQQVEHVMVVPTLLFHEVGHFQGFNDQVEPYMKTLFDPNYISFRPRDTVEEDPSFKQLIPYCIFRHEGKIFYYTRGSKGGESRLHSKRSIGIGGHISLEDDAKAGSTYREGMQRELDEEVSMDTAFTERCVGLINDDETEVGKVHLGIVHIFDLELPKVLPREESIIETGFDSPKKLLQELDQFETWSQICLKGLFDLN; this is translated from the coding sequence ATGTCAGATACCGAACAACAAGTGGAACACGTCATGGTCGTCCCCACACTCCTTTTCCACGAGGTCGGTCATTTTCAGGGATTCAACGATCAGGTCGAACCGTATATGAAAACCCTCTTCGACCCGAATTACATCAGCTTTCGTCCCCGCGACACGGTCGAGGAAGATCCCAGCTTCAAACAGCTGATTCCCTACTGCATTTTCCGGCACGAGGGGAAGATTTTCTACTATACCCGTGGCTCCAAAGGAGGCGAATCGCGTCTGCACAGCAAGCGTTCGATTGGCATCGGCGGCCATATTTCGCTGGAAGACGACGCCAAAGCCGGCTCCACCTACCGCGAGGGGATGCAGCGGGAACTGGACGAAGAGGTCTCCATGGATACCGCCTTCACGGAACGCTGTGTCGGACTGATTAATGACGACGAAACCGAGGTCGGAAAGGTCCACTTGGGAATAGTTCACATTTTTGACCTGGAGTTGCCCAAAGTTCTACCCCGTGAAGAGTCGATTATAGAGACAGGGTTTGACTCACCGAAAAAACTGTTACAAGAGTTAGATCAGTTCGAAACATGGTCACAGATCTGCCTAAAAGGCTTATTTGATCTAAACTAA
- the trpC gene encoding indole-3-glycerol phosphate synthase TrpC, producing MSNILEEIIQHKQGEVSQAKVRVPAAALVDQLSTAPPIRDFVASLRNHGPVGMIAEVKKASPSAGIIRDDFHPVEIAQTYERFGAACLSVLTDENYFQGHLDYLKAVRAAIAIPVMRKEFIIDRYQILEARVAGADCVLLIAECLDDTQLQDLYGYALELGMQALVEIYEPDNLDRVLKLNPPMLGINNRNLKTFVTSLDHSIELSPRLPEDCLLISESGIRNRDDVLRLQEAGVRGILVGETLMRSPEIGDKVCELLGRSAS from the coding sequence GTGAGTAACATTCTCGAAGAAATCATTCAACACAAACAGGGCGAAGTCAGTCAGGCTAAAGTTCGCGTGCCCGCTGCAGCGCTGGTCGATCAGTTATCAACGGCGCCTCCCATACGTGATTTTGTCGCATCTCTGCGAAACCATGGCCCTGTCGGAATGATCGCTGAGGTAAAAAAAGCCTCTCCCTCTGCCGGAATCATTCGGGATGATTTTCATCCGGTTGAAATCGCACAGACCTATGAACGGTTCGGAGCTGCCTGTCTGAGTGTCTTGACCGACGAGAACTATTTCCAGGGGCACCTCGATTACCTCAAGGCGGTTCGTGCTGCCATCGCGATTCCCGTCATGCGAAAAGAGTTCATCATCGATCGCTACCAGATCCTGGAAGCGCGCGTCGCGGGCGCGGATTGCGTCCTCTTGATCGCCGAGTGCCTGGATGATACGCAGCTGCAGGATCTGTATGGTTATGCTCTGGAACTGGGTATGCAGGCTCTGGTCGAAATCTATGAGCCCGACAACCTTGATCGGGTCCTGAAACTCAACCCGCCCATGTTGGGGATCAACAACCGCAACCTGAAAACATTCGTCACCAGCCTGGATCATTCCATTGAACTCAGCCCCCGTCTGCCGGAAGACTGCCTGCTGATCAGTGAGAGTGGCATTCGGAACCGCGACGACGTCCTGCGACTGCAGGAGGCCGGTGTGCGTGGTATTCTGGTAGGCGAAACACTCATGCGCTCGCCGGAAATTGGCGACAAAGTCTGCGAACTGCTGGGGCGCTCAGCTTCCTGA
- a CDS encoding type III secretion system chaperone, translating to MKITLRGWIVVGCFLAVLSAMAILGVGAHAQQPAASSAPAEKASGEKLPGQISEDQLGNLLKAMGLQVTKTKKRYDFQFKANQNKEEWELSMSAVLSENGEWVWVMAWLDPLPRSAADVPRTAMLRLLSDNDRMGNGKFFAYISSNRRFVLQRVIPNQHMTTKKFHEILSDLGSSVVQYYPHWSTDNWKRSSTPEPQGTAQKPAAQPTQSASGVSKFNATRQN from the coding sequence ATGAAAATCACGTTACGCGGATGGATCGTCGTGGGCTGTTTTCTGGCTGTATTATCGGCCATGGCCATTCTGGGAGTTGGTGCTCATGCGCAGCAACCTGCTGCCTCCAGTGCACCTGCTGAGAAAGCCAGCGGAGAAAAGCTCCCCGGACAGATCTCAGAAGATCAGCTGGGCAACCTGCTGAAAGCCATGGGTCTGCAAGTTACCAAAACCAAGAAACGCTACGACTTTCAGTTCAAAGCCAATCAGAACAAAGAAGAATGGGAACTCTCCATGTCTGCTGTTCTGAGCGAAAATGGCGAATGGGTCTGGGTCATGGCCTGGCTGGATCCGCTACCCCGCAGTGCTGCCGATGTTCCCCGGACAGCCATGCTGCGTCTGTTATCAGACAACGACCGCATGGGCAACGGCAAATTCTTCGCCTACATCTCCAGCAACCGTCGGTTTGTTCTGCAGCGGGTCATCCCCAACCAGCACATGACCACCAAGAAATTCCATGAAATTCTGAGCGACCTGGGCAGCAGCGTCGTGCAGTACTATCCTCACTGGTCCACTGATAACTGGAAACGTTCCAGCACGCCAGAACCACAGGGGACCGCACAGAAACCCGCCGCACAGCCTACTCAGTCGGCTTCAGGCGTTTCTAAATTCAACGCGACCCGTCAGAACTAA
- a CDS encoding sigma 54-interacting transcriptional regulator codes for MKKHGFKERAILFTGGILAVVYSVIVLGFVTTSPDLRLRAMLDSVQSESGEEGPDGIEIKATPSIKKEGAFSPPKPGDILTKIGEYPIRTFLDFSQVLSKLRDMKLPPGGHLRPQADPTEHDVPYMVEMEGNRFINVEFYSRTDNADGPPTYTLKSAWVQIQAIPSGDVAISLLWFSLELIILAIGAFAYWMRPFDRTTRIFFVMGIITLVAFIGGYNWWIIAGALALNIPFVLAAVLVPAITLHFFITYPRSIPWLAQYPIGLLRAIYSVPVATCTLILACLIYLRLTSHISDGSVELANQDYSPLVFQVVSVLRWAVYSYISVAGIYYLMTLGALLNNYFKSQNPYERNQLKWIALAGLISIIPVGYSLYLAEFNRTQFALGGAGIPMFLASVSFMAAFVVGIIRYRLMLIDQIISRGMLFYVVSAGISILYATVISLGSLYGTQLNRTPSTNQAISVFLVMLFAISLLLWSRDRVQRLIDRRFFRQKYQLDKALKRMNRAVGRLGDQRSIADRMLTSCREVLQVKSAAIYLLNPERTQFDLLTGFHIENSPSTVPCNAELLEVLEGELAFQRVATGLLKEASPAQQLLRLLGFDFIYNLELDGEFAGFVALGQRTAGSAYSAEDLTFLNAMGQITSIALHSTKIHQDLRRLNEEMRIKVEKIDDQRRLVSVLQSELTSSQEIAERSEPHAVQRGLIKGNSPAIRQVMETVRKVANSESTVLIRGESGTGKELLAQAVHENSSRHEKPLVRVNCAALSPSLLESELFGHVKGAFTGAHEDRVGRFEMANGGTLFLDEIGDISLDTQVKLLRVLQERAFERVGGSETLHVDVRLITATHQNLEQRIAEGLFREDLYYRLNVISITLPPLRERRDDIFELAFYFLKRTAHRLGKRISHIDPDAIEALERADWPGNIRQLENVIERAVVLAEEEVITLKDLPADFVSGNRRMPVRVVETKQVRTEPSRRIPLSDVEVISFPGTENQTDRQLSEPEQLKQALAECDGNKAQAARMLGMPRSTYYSKLKKYGIG; via the coding sequence ATGAAAAAGCATGGATTCAAAGAACGCGCGATTCTCTTCACCGGCGGCATTCTAGCTGTCGTATATAGTGTGATCGTATTAGGCTTCGTTACAACCAGCCCAGACCTGCGTCTGCGGGCGATGCTGGATAGCGTCCAGTCTGAGTCTGGAGAAGAGGGGCCTGACGGGATCGAAATCAAGGCGACTCCCAGCATCAAGAAGGAAGGGGCCTTTTCACCTCCAAAACCGGGTGACATTCTCACGAAGATCGGCGAGTATCCGATTCGGACGTTCCTCGATTTCTCTCAGGTTCTCAGCAAGCTGCGCGACATGAAGCTCCCCCCCGGCGGCCATCTTCGTCCGCAGGCCGATCCCACGGAACATGATGTGCCCTACATGGTGGAAATGGAGGGGAACCGGTTTATCAATGTCGAGTTTTACAGCCGCACTGATAACGCCGATGGTCCACCGACCTATACACTGAAGTCGGCGTGGGTTCAGATTCAGGCGATTCCCTCGGGTGATGTCGCGATCTCATTGCTCTGGTTTTCGTTGGAGCTGATCATTCTGGCGATCGGGGCTTTTGCGTACTGGATGCGGCCCTTCGACCGGACTACACGAATCTTCTTTGTGATGGGGATCATCACCCTCGTCGCCTTTATCGGTGGTTATAACTGGTGGATTATCGCCGGTGCCCTGGCGCTGAATATTCCGTTTGTCCTGGCGGCCGTTCTGGTACCTGCGATTACGCTCCACTTCTTTATTACGTATCCAAGATCCATTCCCTGGTTGGCCCAATATCCCATTGGTCTGCTGCGTGCCATTTATTCCGTGCCCGTCGCGACCTGTACCCTGATCCTGGCCTGTCTGATTTATCTGCGTCTGACATCACACATCAGCGATGGTTCCGTGGAACTGGCCAATCAGGATTATTCCCCCCTGGTATTTCAGGTGGTTTCGGTCCTGCGCTGGGCTGTTTACAGCTATATCAGTGTGGCTGGTATCTATTACCTGATGACGCTGGGTGCGCTGCTCAATAATTACTTTAAAAGCCAGAACCCTTATGAACGGAATCAGCTGAAGTGGATTGCCTTAGCAGGTTTGATTTCGATTATTCCCGTGGGGTACTCACTGTATCTGGCGGAATTTAACCGGACTCAGTTCGCCCTCGGGGGCGCTGGGATTCCGATGTTCCTGGCCAGTGTCTCTTTTATGGCAGCGTTCGTTGTGGGCATCATTCGCTACCGATTGATGCTGATCGATCAGATCATCAGCCGCGGGATGCTGTTCTACGTCGTCAGTGCGGGCATCTCGATTCTGTATGCGACCGTGATTTCACTGGGGTCGCTTTATGGTACGCAGCTGAATCGCACGCCGAGTACCAATCAGGCGATCTCCGTCTTTCTGGTGATGCTGTTTGCGATTTCACTGTTGCTCTGGTCGCGTGACCGTGTGCAGCGGCTCATCGACCGGCGTTTCTTCCGTCAGAAATACCAGCTCGATAAAGCGCTGAAGCGCATGAATCGCGCCGTTGGTCGCCTGGGGGATCAGCGTTCGATTGCCGACCGCATGCTCACCTCCTGCCGCGAAGTGCTCCAGGTTAAAAGTGCAGCGATCTACCTCTTGAATCCGGAGCGAACGCAGTTTGATCTGTTGACCGGATTTCACATTGAAAATTCACCATCGACGGTTCCCTGTAATGCGGAACTGCTGGAAGTTCTTGAAGGAGAGCTTGCCTTCCAGCGGGTGGCGACAGGCTTATTGAAAGAGGCATCCCCCGCTCAGCAACTGCTGCGGCTGTTAGGCTTCGACTTCATCTACAATCTCGAGTTGGATGGAGAGTTTGCCGGTTTCGTGGCCTTGGGACAGCGAACTGCCGGCAGTGCCTATTCTGCAGAAGACCTGACGTTCCTGAACGCCATGGGGCAGATCACCAGCATCGCCCTGCACAGTACCAAAATTCATCAGGACCTCAGGCGTCTCAATGAAGAGATGCGGATCAAGGTGGAGAAGATCGACGATCAACGGCGGCTGGTCTCTGTGTTGCAGTCCGAGTTGACCAGTTCGCAGGAAATTGCCGAGCGGAGTGAACCGCATGCTGTGCAGCGGGGGTTGATCAAGGGGAACAGCCCGGCGATCCGACAGGTGATGGAGACGGTGCGTAAGGTCGCCAATTCGGAATCGACGGTTCTGATTCGCGGCGAGAGCGGAACCGGGAAAGAACTCCTGGCCCAAGCGGTTCACGAAAACAGTTCGCGTCACGAGAAGCCGCTGGTGCGGGTGAACTGTGCGGCGTTGTCTCCCAGTCTGCTGGAAAGCGAACTGTTCGGCCACGTGAAAGGGGCATTTACCGGGGCACATGAAGACCGCGTCGGTCGATTTGAAATGGCGAATGGGGGAACTCTGTTCCTTGATGAAATCGGAGATATTTCGCTCGATACCCAGGTCAAGCTGCTGCGGGTTCTACAGGAGCGTGCCTTCGAACGGGTGGGGGGATCGGAAACACTGCACGTGGATGTGCGGCTGATTACTGCGACGCACCAGAACCTCGAACAGCGAATTGCTGAAGGGCTGTTCCGTGAGGATTTATATTATCGCCTGAATGTGATCAGTATTACTCTGCCTCCACTCCGTGAGCGACGGGATGATATTTTCGAACTGGCTTTCTACTTTCTGAAACGAACCGCACATCGCCTGGGAAAACGAATTTCGCATATCGACCCCGATGCCATCGAAGCGCTGGAACGCGCTGACTGGCCAGGTAATATCAGACAGTTGGAAAACGTGATTGAGCGCGCGGTTGTGCTGGCAGAAGAAGAAGTCATCACATTAAAAGATCTGCCCGCAGATTTCGTCAGTGGAAACAGGCGGATGCCGGTCCGGGTTGTCGAAACCAAACAGGTCCGGACCGAGCCATCGCGACGGATCCCGTTGTCTGATGTGGAGGTCATCTCTTTTCCGGGCACCGAGAATCAGACGGATCGTCAGCTTTCCGAGCCGGAACAACTCAAGCAGGCACTGGCTGAATGCGATGGCAATAAAGCCCAGGCTGCCCGTATGCTGGGGATGCCCCGCAGCACGTATTACAGCAAGCTGAAAAAATACGGTATTGGCTGA
- a CDS encoding zinc-dependent alcohol dehydrogenase family protein — protein sequence MRVIRFEQFGEPADVLKVCESEEPVAGAGEVLVRMLASPINPSDLLNVRGGYSTRPALPAVPGFEGVGIVEASGGGLRGRILKGKRVIVLNRQTGNWADKVAVSSQFVIPVSGKLTIDQAATFFVNPATAYVLVKQVLKIPAGEWLIQTAAASAVGKMIIRLGQLEGFKTLNVVRRQEQAAELKALGAQHVVVFNAAHDDERILIDQIRKLTGKQTLRFAIDPVGGKTASALVKVLGERSRLIVFGSLEDAPLNFFSRDLIRTGASIEGFWLARHMERLSLPAKIRLVSKLTGLIRQGVLSTEISARYPLDQIVDAVGEAERQGISGKILLKMHAADGSTPHD from the coding sequence ATGCGCGTGATTCGCTTTGAGCAATTTGGAGAACCGGCTGACGTCCTCAAAGTCTGTGAGTCGGAAGAACCGGTTGCCGGAGCGGGAGAAGTGCTGGTTCGTATGCTGGCCAGTCCCATCAATCCTTCTGACCTGCTTAACGTCAGAGGTGGCTATTCCACGCGCCCTGCCCTGCCCGCTGTGCCGGGCTTTGAAGGAGTCGGCATCGTAGAGGCCAGCGGTGGAGGCTTACGGGGAAGAATCCTCAAAGGCAAGCGGGTCATTGTCCTGAATCGCCAGACAGGAAACTGGGCGGACAAAGTTGCCGTTTCCAGCCAGTTTGTGATTCCTGTCTCTGGGAAACTGACCATAGACCAGGCGGCAACTTTTTTTGTCAATCCGGCGACCGCCTATGTCCTGGTCAAACAGGTACTCAAGATTCCTGCAGGAGAGTGGCTGATCCAGACGGCAGCCGCATCCGCCGTCGGCAAAATGATCATTCGACTTGGTCAGCTCGAAGGATTCAAAACGCTCAACGTGGTTCGTCGTCAGGAACAGGCTGCGGAGTTAAAAGCACTGGGAGCACAGCATGTCGTTGTATTCAATGCGGCACACGATGATGAGCGGATTCTGATAGACCAGATCAGAAAACTGACCGGAAAACAGACGCTCCGTTTTGCCATTGATCCGGTGGGAGGCAAAACCGCTTCGGCCCTGGTCAAAGTTCTGGGTGAACGTTCCCGACTGATTGTCTTCGGCTCACTGGAGGATGCACCGTTGAACTTCTTCTCACGTGACCTGATTCGTACGGGCGCCAGTATCGAAGGATTCTGGCTCGCACGACACATGGAGCGTCTTTCACTCCCCGCCAAGATCAGGCTCGTCTCAAAATTGACCGGATTGATCCGACAGGGGGTCTTGTCCACTGAAATCAGTGCCCGCTATCCTCTGGATCAAATCGTAGATGCCGTCGGGGAAGCCGAGCGTCAGGGGATTTCTGGAAAAATTCTGCTCAAAATGCATGCAGCCGATGGGAGCACACCACATGATTGA
- a CDS encoding polysaccharide pyruvyl transferase family protein has product MTFTDLISRRSLLILLATLPLFSLSALEAGEDDSKQKTIFMRSGWQTVNIGDIGHTPGTLRYLEEYLPDVKVNLWLHRTTDEVTAMLKQRFPKVNIVQGKMNARGKANNPEMQKAFDESDLFLYNSGMHFNQFWPPPIYIIEACTATNKPLVLYGQSFDGFAPEDEAKMSELLSRAAAIYTRDVESFYYLRKIGVTSPSLSFGPDGCFGIDVRDDKKANAWLKAHDLKPKEFITVTLRSNTPKLKAKKGTVMNPTQPTKEDIAQNELWTKKLRAVITDWVRTTKKKVLLAPEVDKEIIHAQKMILDQLPEDVKPYVVNRDPFWNVDEAASVYAQAIAVVSMEPHSCIIALSMGTPVMHLASARHGLKRWMFRDIGLSEWLFDIDNEPASQITRALLKIDAKPALSQSKVDRAMHTVNTRSKEMMGEIKEILDQQ; this is encoded by the coding sequence GTGACTTTTACTGATTTAATCTCTCGTCGAAGCCTGCTGATCCTGCTGGCAACACTCCCTCTGTTTTCCCTTTCCGCACTGGAAGCTGGTGAGGATGATTCAAAACAGAAAACCATTTTCATGCGATCCGGCTGGCAGACAGTCAACATCGGTGATATCGGGCATACGCCGGGAACTCTGCGGTACCTGGAAGAGTATCTGCCTGACGTGAAAGTCAATCTTTGGTTGCATCGGACCACCGATGAAGTCACCGCGATGCTCAAACAGCGGTTTCCCAAGGTGAATATCGTGCAGGGGAAAATGAATGCACGCGGTAAAGCCAATAATCCTGAGATGCAGAAAGCCTTCGATGAGAGCGACCTGTTTCTTTACAACTCCGGGATGCACTTCAACCAGTTCTGGCCACCGCCGATTTACATTATTGAAGCCTGCACGGCGACCAATAAACCGCTGGTCCTGTATGGACAGTCATTCGATGGTTTTGCACCGGAAGATGAAGCGAAGATGAGTGAACTGCTCTCCCGGGCGGCTGCGATTTACACACGTGACGTGGAATCGTTTTATTACCTGCGGAAGATCGGCGTGACTTCACCTTCCCTCTCCTTCGGTCCGGATGGCTGTTTTGGTATCGATGTTCGCGATGACAAAAAAGCGAATGCCTGGCTCAAAGCCCACGATTTAAAACCCAAGGAATTTATCACCGTCACGCTCCGCAGCAATACCCCCAAGCTGAAAGCGAAAAAAGGGACCGTGATGAACCCCACCCAGCCGACGAAGGAAGACATCGCACAGAACGAGCTCTGGACCAAAAAACTGCGGGCAGTCATCACCGACTGGGTTCGCACGACGAAGAAAAAAGTGCTGCTCGCGCCTGAAGTGGATAAGGAAATCATCCATGCCCAGAAGATGATTCTGGATCAGCTTCCCGAAGATGTGAAGCCTTACGTCGTCAACCGCGATCCGTTCTGGAACGTGGATGAAGCCGCTTCTGTATATGCCCAGGCGATCGCCGTTGTCTCCATGGAACCGCATTCCTGCATTATCGCGCTGTCGATGGGAACGCCGGTGATGCATCTGGCGAGTGCCCGCCACGGTCTCAAACGCTGGATGTTCCGCGATATCGGTCTGTCGGAATGGCTGTTCGATATCGACAATGAACCCGCTTCACAGATTACCCGGGCCCTGTTGAAAATCGATGCCAAACCGGCGCTGTCCCAGTCCAAGGTGGACCGGGCCATGCACACGGTGAATACACGATCGAAGGAAATGATGGGGGAGATCAAAGAGATCCTGGATCAGCAATAG
- a CDS encoding class I SAM-dependent methyltransferase produces the protein MKDSTSRFSDRVENYVKYRPSYPEAVLDYLKSHCGLTSESLIADIGSGTGISSQLFLEHHNTVYGVEPNTEMRSAAERLLGAYQYFHSINGTAEETSLPTGVFDIVVAGQAFHWFNQSRARQEFQRILKPGGWGALIWNERRTDTTPFLRAYEALLLEYATDYEDVNHTRITDEDFAHFFAPDSFSKFTFQNEQIFDLPALTGRVLSSSYCPNQGDDGYDEILRQLEVIFESHQTAGRVRFEYDTNVYLGQFA, from the coding sequence ATGAAAGACAGTACCAGTCGCTTCTCTGATCGCGTTGAAAATTATGTTAAATACCGACCGAGTTACCCCGAAGCGGTTCTGGACTACTTGAAGTCACACTGCGGTCTTACCTCCGAATCCCTGATTGCCGACATCGGATCGGGTACCGGGATTTCCTCTCAACTGTTCCTGGAGCACCATAATACCGTTTATGGTGTTGAGCCGAATACCGAAATGCGGTCGGCGGCGGAACGACTGCTTGGGGCTTATCAATACTTTCACAGTATCAACGGAACGGCTGAAGAGACCAGTCTACCGACAGGAGTGTTTGATATTGTCGTCGCTGGTCAGGCGTTTCACTGGTTTAACCAGTCACGTGCCAGGCAGGAGTTCCAGCGGATTCTGAAGCCGGGAGGCTGGGGAGCTCTGATCTGGAATGAACGCAGAACTGATACAACGCCCTTTCTGCGGGCATATGAAGCTTTGCTACTCGAATATGCCACCGATTACGAGGATGTGAATCACACCCGAATTACGGATGAAGATTTCGCCCACTTTTTTGCTCCTGACTCATTCAGCAAATTTACATTTCAGAATGAACAGATCTTCGATCTGCCTGCGTTGACGGGGCGAGTTCTCTCGTCGTCTTACTGTCCCAATCAGGGAGATGACGGGTACGACGAAATTCTGCGTCAGCTGGAAGTAATCTTCGAATCTCATCAGACAGCGGGCAGGGTGCGATTTGAATACGATACTAATGTGTATCTAGGGCAGTTTGCCTGA
- a CDS encoding CPBP family intramembrane glutamic endopeptidase, with protein MLQFLLLLLTLVSIRYWFLIIRSQSLTPVFELNPERTISELSPPILLALLWICYQVVASLNPPPPAPLELNQIIQSCLILLALTGILLLILTMVSWKSLTQLGFRLDQIPTQLRDGALGFLLALVPVILLLVATHPFRSEETLHPLLQLLRSAPGVVTIGWVFLSAIVVAPLFEELLYRVLLQSWLEGFLSPLRAIIVSSLIFSLMHGFPDSIPLFPLAFLLGTLYYYRRSYIANVFMHALFNAINFALALAGDELPG; from the coding sequence GTGTTACAATTTTTACTCTTGCTGCTGACCCTGGTGAGCATCCGTTATTGGTTTCTCATTATCAGATCGCAAAGTCTGACGCCGGTGTTCGAGCTGAATCCCGAGCGGACCATATCCGAGTTGTCGCCGCCGATTCTGCTGGCGTTGCTCTGGATTTGCTATCAGGTGGTTGCATCGCTGAATCCACCACCGCCTGCGCCGCTGGAGCTGAACCAGATCATCCAGTCCTGTTTGATTTTACTTGCGCTGACGGGGATCCTGCTGCTGATTCTGACGATGGTCAGTTGGAAGTCGTTGACGCAACTCGGATTTCGGCTGGATCAGATCCCCACGCAGCTGCGGGACGGTGCACTCGGGTTTCTGCTGGCCCTGGTACCCGTGATTCTGCTGCTGGTGGCCACACATCCTTTCCGTTCGGAGGAAACACTACACCCACTGTTACAGTTATTGCGGTCCGCTCCGGGTGTGGTCACGATTGGCTGGGTTTTTCTGTCGGCGATCGTGGTGGCCCCCCTTTTTGAAGAACTCCTCTATCGTGTACTGTTACAGAGCTGGCTGGAGGGCTTTCTGAGTCCGTTGCGGGCGATCATCGTCAGCTCACTGATTTTCAGCCTTATGCATGGGTTTCCGGACTCGATTCCTCTGTTTCCGCTCGCGTTTCTTTTGGGGACGCTCTATTACTACCGTCGAAGTTACATTGCCAATGTGTTCATGCATGCGCTGTTTAATGCGATCAATTTCGCCCTTGCTCTGGCCGGTGATGAACTGCCAGGTTAA